The Nocardioides panzhihuensis genome has a segment encoding these proteins:
- a CDS encoding competence protein CoiA family protein, producing MDDRDELQMATDEAATDWALCPACGNALVLRRPRTRTAHYAHKAGESCRLVGAQLRRTSTGWSVGGGEDDPDSLENLFDLIDDDGPGS from the coding sequence GTGGACGATCGCGACGAGCTGCAGATGGCGACGGACGAGGCGGCGACCGACTGGGCGCTGTGCCCGGCGTGCGGGAATGCGCTGGTGCTGCGGCGGCCGCGGACCCGGACGGCTCACTACGCGCACAAGGCCGGGGAGTCCTGTCGGCTCGTCGGCGCGCAGCTGCGGCGCACCAGCACCGGCTGGTCCGTCGGTGGCGGCGAGGACGACCCGGACAGCCTGGAGAACCTCTTCGACCTGATCGACGACGACGGGCCGGGCAGCTAA
- a CDS encoding DUF4233 domain-containing protein: protein MTTEREKSPRRGMCAAIVSMEGLAVALATPVMISIGGVPAGLALPLGLGFFVACIVVAGLLRRPWAYWLGWALQVVAIGMGFLLPVMFVVGVIFAFLWGMADFLGRKIERERAAAFEAFDQILAEESTGEESEPR, encoded by the coding sequence ATGACGACTGAGCGGGAGAAGTCGCCGCGGCGCGGGATGTGCGCCGCGATCGTGTCGATGGAAGGGCTCGCGGTCGCGCTGGCCACACCGGTGATGATCTCCATCGGTGGGGTCCCCGCCGGGCTGGCGCTCCCGCTGGGCCTCGGTTTCTTCGTGGCCTGCATCGTCGTGGCCGGCCTCCTGCGTCGCCCGTGGGCCTACTGGCTCGGTTGGGCGCTGCAGGTCGTCGCGATCGGGATGGGCTTCCTGCTCCCCGTCATGTTCGTCGTCGGCGTGATCTTCGCGTTCCTGTGGGGCATGGCCGACTTCCTCGGTCGCAAGATCGAGCGTGAGCGCGCGGCCGCCTTCGAGGCGTTCGACCAGATCCTCGCCGAGGAATCGACCGGGGAAGAGTCCGAGCCCAGGTAG
- a CDS encoding bifunctional folylpolyglutamate synthase/dihydrofolate synthase, which produces MSETPAPRLAATIEEVWEALQSRWPETRLEPSLDRIRALLEILGDPQNAFRVIQLTGTNGKTSTSRMIDTLLRSLDLRVGRFTSPHVERINERISIDGEPLSDDDFVAAFNDVAHYLSMVDDDQPHPLSFFETTVGMAYAKFAEAPVDVAVVEVGLGGGWDATNVADADVAVVTPISIDHAKYLGDTPVAIAREKAGIIKPGGVAVIADQTVDVAAVLDQHAAEVGARLLWEGTDYAVVSRTPAVGGQIISLRGLHGTYEDLFLPLYGAHQAQNAAAALAAVEALLGETVLGDEIVRDAFAKVDSPGRLEIVRSSPTILLDAAHNPAGAEATVAALEDSFSFSNVVGVIGVMEDKDVEGLLAAFEPVLEHLVVTQNSTERALPAVELAKIAVELFGEERVSVVPRLADAIDAAMGLSESSAGGSISEGAVLVTGSVVTAGEARTLLGTRSSSGVTAATARVVPTQDPELAAYLDADADDD; this is translated from the coding sequence ATGAGTGAGACTCCCGCGCCGCGCCTGGCGGCCACGATCGAGGAGGTCTGGGAAGCGCTTCAGTCGCGCTGGCCCGAGACCCGCCTCGAGCCCTCCCTGGACCGGATCCGCGCCCTGCTCGAGATCCTGGGTGATCCGCAGAACGCCTTCCGGGTCATCCAGCTGACCGGCACGAACGGCAAGACCTCCACCTCCCGGATGATCGACACGCTGCTGCGCTCCCTGGACCTGCGGGTGGGGAGGTTCACCTCGCCGCACGTCGAGCGGATCAACGAACGGATCTCGATCGACGGCGAGCCGCTGTCGGACGACGACTTCGTAGCCGCGTTCAACGACGTCGCCCACTACCTGAGCATGGTCGACGACGACCAGCCGCACCCGCTCTCCTTCTTCGAGACGACGGTGGGGATGGCGTACGCGAAGTTCGCCGAGGCTCCGGTCGACGTCGCCGTCGTCGAGGTCGGGCTGGGCGGCGGCTGGGACGCCACGAACGTGGCCGATGCCGACGTGGCGGTGGTGACCCCGATCTCGATCGACCACGCGAAGTACCTCGGTGACACACCGGTCGCGATCGCCCGGGAGAAGGCCGGGATCATCAAGCCCGGAGGCGTCGCGGTGATCGCCGATCAGACCGTCGATGTCGCCGCCGTGCTGGACCAGCACGCCGCCGAGGTCGGCGCCCGGCTGCTGTGGGAGGGCACCGACTACGCGGTCGTGTCCCGGACTCCGGCCGTGGGCGGCCAGATCATCTCGCTGCGCGGGCTGCACGGGACGTACGAGGACCTCTTCCTGCCCCTCTACGGCGCCCACCAGGCGCAGAACGCGGCAGCAGCCCTGGCCGCGGTCGAGGCGCTCCTGGGTGAGACCGTGCTCGGCGACGAGATCGTGCGCGACGCCTTCGCCAAGGTCGACTCGCCCGGGCGGCTGGAGATCGTGCGATCGTCGCCGACGATCCTGCTCGACGCCGCCCACAACCCGGCCGGTGCCGAGGCGACCGTCGCCGCCCTCGAGGACTCGTTCTCCTTCTCCAATGTCGTCGGCGTCATCGGCGTGATGGAGGACAAGGACGTCGAGGGGCTGCTCGCTGCCTTCGAGCCGGTGCTCGAGCATCTCGTCGTCACCCAGAACTCCACCGAGCGCGCGCTTCCCGCCGTCGAGCTCGCCAAGATCGCCGTCGAGCTCTTCGGCGAGGAGCGGGTCTCGGTGGTGCCTCGCCTCGCCGACGCCATCGACGCCGCGATGGGCCTGTCGGAGTCCTCCGCCGGCGGCTCGATCTCCGAGGGTGCGGTGCTCGTGACCGGCTCCGTGGTGACCGCAGGGGAGGCGCGTACGTTGCTGGGGACGCGCAGCTCGTCCGGCGTCACGGCGGCGACCGCTCGGGTCGTGCCGACCCAGGACCCCGAGCTGGCGGCCTATCTGGATGCTGACGCAGATGACGACTGA